CCAATCGAGAACCACGAGATGATGAAAGGGGGCGGAAAGTCAGCCAAACAGCGATGTATCAGGTGTGGCGGCACACGGCTTGAACTTAAGATGTACCGTCAGCGACGCGAAAGGATAAATCCTTAAGTTACTACGTCAACTAGCGGAATGTGGGATCAAGCTGCCGACACAGAGAATTTAAGGAGAATCATAAAAGACGTCCTAGCGGGTTGGTCGTGGTGGGATGACCAGACGTGGGGCGATGCTCAGCCCAATCTTTTAGCCATCACTCAGAACATGCTGCTTAAACGAGGCTACCACGCCCCTGCGCTTCACCGCGCCGGCTCACGACTACAAGCACGACTACAAGAAGCGCTCGAGGATCATGGCGACAGCATGCGGGAACGCGCGCCACTGGTCCTTTCCGCACGACTCTTAGGGATCGTCTCACAAACAGAGGTATGTGAGCGATTAGAGCCTCTACTCGTGCCGGCAAGAGACTTTCTTTTCTTGAGCGACCACGAGGTTCACGAGCAGTGCGACTTTTGGTCGGCCGTTACCCAACTCGGTAGCGAGCCCGTACCACAGGCTCTAGGTTCTATCGCTGCCGAGTTGGGCGAGGTATTGTCCGCCGTCATGTTGGTCGCCTGGCAGCAGTACCGCCTCGATGCGGCGTCGCGGCTGCTGAGAGTGATGGCATACCTGCGGCACGATCAACTGATGATCGCCGAGGGAGCGGAGTTCATCGCCTTTCAGCAGCGTCTTGAGGGTAGCTTCGGTTTTCTGAACCCCTTGGCGCCTGGCTACGACCGTCTCCCTAGCGACCGAGACATCTGGGTCCATCTGCCGTTTACCGTTGCCGCGCTCTGGGGACTCACTGAAGTCGAAAGCAGTCTCAAACCGATTGAGATCAGGTGATAGGGATGAACATTTTAGAGGTCCGTGAGCTAAAGAAGGGCTACCGGTCGCGCGGCCAAAGCGTAGAGGCAGTGCGCGGCGTCTCCCTCGAGCTGGCCTCCGGCAACATTCTGGCGTTTTTGGGACCGAACGGGGCGGGCAAAACCACGACGATCAAGATGATTGCCGGGCTCATCGTCCCTGACAGCGGCACGGTGCGTATCGCTGGGCAAGACCCACACCGCAACCCTTGGGCGCTAAAACACGTGGGGGCGGTGCTGGAAGGCAACCGCAACGTCTACTGGCGGCTCACCCCACAAGAAAATCTCAGCTACTTCGGCATGCTCAAAGGGCTGAGCGCGGCGGAGGCAGGGCGGCGCGGTCTCGTCTTGCTCGAGCGTTTTGGGCTCGCGGACAAAGGGCGCGCTCTGGTGCAGACGCTGTCTCGCGGGATGCAGCAGAAGTTGGCGCTCGCCGTCGCCCTCATTCACCATCCCAAACTGCTCCTTTTGGACGAGCCTACCCTAGGGCTGGACGTCGAGGCGGCGGAAAACGTCAAGGCGATGATTCGCCAGGTCGCCGACGACGGGCAGGCGGTTCTCCTGACCACGCACCAGCTCGAGGTCGCCCAGAAGATTTCGGATCGCGTCGCCATCCTTCGCCAAGGCGAGGTCGTCGTCGCGGCGCCGACTCAGGAGTTGTTACAGAGGTACTCCGGCGACAGCTACACCATCCTGGTCACCGATGCGCCGGACGCGGCTCGAGCCCAGCGCCTGACCGCGGCCGGCGCGGCCGTCACCGAAACGACCATCGTCTACTCGGGCGACGCCCCAGGGCTCTACCACGTGCTCACGCTCTTGGAACCTATCCCGCTCGTCTCAGTGACGCGCGACCAAGCCGACCTGACGGCTATCTTTTTAGACCTCGTCCGGGAGAAAACTCATGCTTAAGCTGCTACACGCCGAACTGAAACGGAGTTGGACCTTGCAGTTCCGCTACTTCGGTAACACGCTTGGTAGCCTCATCAGCGTTACCATCGTCTTCTACGCGCTCTTTTTGGGCACGCGCTACATGGCAGGCCCGACCGCGCAGTTTGGCGAGCGGCTCGACGCGATTGTGGTCGGTTACATTCTGTGGGCCCTGCTGCTGACCATCATCGTCGGCGTTGCTACCGACCTACAAGACGAGGCGCAAACGGGCACGCTCGAGCAAGTCTTTCTATCACCGTTCGGACCGATAAGGGTCTTTTTGCTCAGAGCCGTCGCCAATTTGCTCTGGAACCTGGCGAGCACCTTTGCCATCTTGCTCGCCATCATGTTGCTCACGGGCGCCCGTCTCACCTTTTCCATCAGCGTATTACCGCCTTTTGCAGCAATGCTCCTGGGCGCTTATGGGATTGCCTTTATGTTCGGCGCGCTCGCGTTGCTTTTAAAACGCATGCACCAACTCGTGAATTTGTTTATGTTCGCTCTGCTCTTTGTCTTCATGACCTCCTTTGAAACCCTGCCGCAGCCGCTAGCGATCCTCGGTTATCTCCTGCCTATGGCGCCGAGCGTAAGCTTGCTGCGCGAGCTCCTAGCAAGAGACCTGGTCTCAGACCCTGTGGTATTGACAATCGCGTTTGCCAATGGTCTGATTTACTGCTTTATCGGGCTCTTGCTGTTTCGACAAGCCAGCCTTAAGATCAGAAAGTTGGGGCTGTTGGTGGGGTATTAGCCACCAAGAAGCGGCTATACCTCCAAGAGCATCCGAGACGGCTTCTCCATCACCTCCTTGATGCGCTTTAGGAAAGTGACCGCCTCGCGCCCGTCGACGATGCGGTGGTCGTAGGTGAGGGCGATATACATCATCGGCCTCACGACGACCTCACCGCTAACGGCGATGGGCCGCTCGTTGATGGCGTGCAGGCCCAAGACGCCCGACTGCGGCGGGTTGACGATGGGCGTTGACAGCAGGGAGCCGTAGACGCCGCCATTACTGATGGTGAAGGTGCCACCCGACAGTTCCTCGGGCTTGAGCTTGTTGTCACGGGCGCGGCGAGCGAAGTCGGCGATGGCCATTTCTATCTCGGCGAAGCTCATGAGCTGGGCGTCACGAAGGACCGGCACCACCAGACCCTTGCCGGAACCTACCGCGACGCCGACGTCGTAGTAGTTTTTGTAGACGATGTCGCGCCCGCGGATCTCGGCGTTGATCTGGGGGATGAGCTTAAGCGCGTCGATGGCCGCCTTGATGAAAAAGGACATGAAGCCCAGTTTGACCCCGTACTTCTCCTGGAAGGCGTCCTTGTACCCGCCGCGCAGGGCCATGACCTCGGACATGTCGATCTCGTTGAAGGTGGTCAAGAGGGCAGCGTTGGCCTGCGCCTCGACGAGCCGCTCGGCGATCTTGCGGCGCAAGGGGCTCATGGGCACGGCTTCCTCTTCGCGGCTAGAGGGTGACGGCTGCGACGGCTGCGACGGCTGCGGTTCGGGCGCCCGCACGGGCGCCTCCTCCACCACCTGCTCCTTGCCGTGGTGGAGCACGTCCTCCTTGAGCAGGCGGCCGCCGGGGCCGGTAGCCTCGACCTCGGCGGCCTGTAAGCCCCGCTCGGCGAGGAGACGCTGGGCGGCGGGCATGACCCGGGTCTCGCCGCCCTGCTGCCCGGCCGGTCTGGCCGCACTCTGGTCCTCTCCGGCATCCTCTCCAGTCTCGGCGGGAGAGGTCTTGGCGGGCGAGGCCTCGGCGGCCTCCTGGCGCTCGGCCTCGACGCCTTTCGCTTCGCTCTCTTGGGTCCCTTGCGCCTTTGGTTTAGCTTCGGGCTTGCCCGCGGCCGCGCCGCCCGCCTCGAGGTGGCCTATCACCTCGCCGACCTCGGCAGGCTCGCCGGCCCTTTTGAGGATCTTGCCGAGCACGCCCGCGCTGGGCGCGGGCACCTCGACGGTGGCCTTGTCAGTCTCGATCTCGACTAAGGGCTCGTCCTTTTCGACGCTGTCGCCCTCGGCCTTGAGCCACTGGCCGATCTCGACCTCGGTGATCGACTCGCCGACGGTGGGCACCTTCAGTTCAACGGGCATGGCTACTTCCTTTCATGACGCATTTCATGACGGCTCTGCACAGCTACTTTGCGGCTCCAAGAGGCCCCCAAAGGCTTCGCCCAGAAGCTTCGCCTGCTCGAGCTTGTGCGAGCTGGCCGAGCCCGTGGCGGGGCTGGCCGACTCGGGCCGGCTGATGCCGCTAAAGGGCAGACGGCCCCCGAGCGCGCTGCCGAACTTGACGCGCAAAAAGCGCCAGGCGCCCATGTTCTCGGGCTCCTCCTGGACCCAAAAGACCGGGGTGCCGTCCCGGTAGGGCGCGAGCGCGGCGCGCAGTTCCTCCTCGGGCAGCGGGTAGAGCTGCTCGAGCCGGAGGATCGCCACGTCGTTGCGGCCCAAGTCCTCGCGCTCCTTCTCGAGCTCGTAGTAGACCTTGCCGGTGCAGATGAGGATGCGCCGGACCCCCTCGACGGGCGCGTCTTGGGCGTCGGGGATCACCCGCTGAAAGCGGCCCTCCGCCAGCTCGCTCAAGGGCGAGACCGCGCGCGGGTGGCGCAGGAGGCTTTTGGGCGTCATCACCACCAGCGGCTTGCGCCACTTGCGCAGGACCTGGCGGCGCAGCAGGTGGAAGAGCTGCGCCGGGGTGGTCAGATTGGCGACCTGGATGTTGTCCTCGGCGGCGAGCATCAAAAAGCGCTCGAGCCTGGCCGAGGAGTGCTCGGGCCCCTGGCCCTCGAAGCCGTGGGGCAGGAGCAAGACCAGCCCCGAGAGGCGGCGCCACTTGTCCTCGGCGGAGACGATGAACTGGTCGACGATCACCTGGCCGGCGTTGACGAAGTCGCCGAACTGCGCCTCCCAGGCCACCAGGGCGTCGGGGTAGTCGAGCGAGTAGCCGTACTCGAAGCCGAGCACGCCGATCTCCGAGAGCGGGGAATTGTAGATCTCCAAGGGCGCCTGCTCCAAGTCCAGATGCTGGAGCGGCGTGTAGGGGTGACCGTCCGCGACGTCGTGCAAAACGGCGTGGCGCTGGCTGAAGGTGCCGCGCTGGGTGTCCTGGCCGGTCATGCGAATCGGGTAGCCCTCGGTGAGCAGGGTGGCGAAGGCCAGCGTCTCGCCCGCGGTCCAGTCGAGCGGGCGCTCGCCGGCGGCCATCTCGAGCCGCCCCTTGAAGCCGCGCGCGATCTTGGGGTTGGGCTTGAAGTCCTCGGGGGGGTGCGTCAGGCGCCCCAGCAGGTCGCTAAGCCGCCCCGCTTCGACGGCCGTGGCGACCTCCTCGGCCTCGCCGTCGAGCCCGCCGTGGTAGCCCTTCCAGACCCCGGCGGGCTCTTCGCGCTCGAGCCGGTAGTCGTCGCTGCGGGCCGCCGAGAGCTCACCTTCCAGGTGCTCCTTGCGCTCGACCTCGATCTTGTCGGCCTCCTCGCGGGTGATGCCGCCGAGAGAAAGCAGGTGCGCCAGATAGCCCTCGCGCACCGGCACGCGCCGGCGGATGGCCTGGTAGAGCCTGGGCTGAGTAAAGGCCGGCTCGTCGCCCTCGTTGTGGCCGTGGCGGCGGTAGCTGTACATGTCGATGACCACGTCGCGCTTGAACTCCGCCCTGAAGTCCATCGCCAATCTGACCACCTGGGCGACCGCCTCGGGGTCCTCGCCGTTGACGTGGAAGATGGGGCTCTGGAGCATCTTGGCGACGTCGGTGGCGTAGGTGGTGGAACGCCCCTCGGAGGGCGAGGTGGTGAAGCCGATCTGGTTGTTGATGACCACGTGCAGGGTGCCGCCGGTGCGGTAGCCTTCGAGCTGGCTCATGTTGAAGGTCTCCTGCAAGACGCCCTGGCCGGCAAAGGCCGCGTCGCCGTGGATGAGGAGCGCCATGCCGCGCTCGCGCTCCTTGTCGCCCACGCGGTCCTGTTTGGCGCGGACGCGGCCCAGGGCGACGGGGTTGATGAACTCGAGGTGCGAGGGGTTGAAGCACAAGGAGAGGTGGACCTGGTGGCCGCTTTCGGTGGTCCAGTCGCTCGAGTAGCCCAGGTGATACTTGACGTCGCCGCGGCCCAGGTGCAGCCTTGGATCGGGGTCCTCGAACTCCCGGAAGATCTTCTTGGGGCTCTTGCCCATGATGTTGGCCAAGACGTTCAAGCGGCCGCGGTGGGCCATGCCCAGGACGATCTCGTCGAGGCCCTGCTCGCCGGCCTTGTCGATGGCCAGGGCCAGGAGCGGAATCAGGCTCTCGGCGCCCTCGAGCGAAAAGCTCTTGGCGCCGATGAACTTGCGCTGGATAAACTGCTCGAAGATGACCGCGTCGGTCAGCAGCGAGAGGATCCTGAGCTGCTCCTGGCGGCTGAGCTCGACGCGGTTCTCGGTCGTCTCCATGCGCTCTTGCAGCCAGCGGCGCACGCCGAGGCTGTCGATGTGCATAAACTGCACGCCGACACTGCGGCAGTAGGTGTTCTTGAGGCGCTGTAAGATCTCGCCGATGGTGTGCGCGCCCTCGCCGGGAATGGTGTCGGAGGAGACGCGGCGCGCCATGTCCTCTTCGGAAAAGCCGTAAAAGGAGGGCTCGAGCTCGGGCTGTTCGGCGCGCTCCATGCCGAGGGGATCGACGGCCGCCACCATGTGGGCGCGCACCCGGTAGGCGCGCACGAGCTGGACCACCCGGTCTTGCAGCGAGGCCACCTCGCCGTTGGGGGGGACGGCCTTGGAGACGCCGCGGGCGTGGAAGAGGCTGCTCGGCGCAAAGCTCGGCCCCTGCCGGGCCCTTATAGCGCCGTTTTGCTTCGCGAGTCCTTCGAAGTAGCGATGCCACTCGGGCTCGACCCCGGCGGGGTCGTCCAGGTACTGGGCGTAGAGGGCTTCGACGAAGCCCAGGCTCATGCTGTAGGGTAGAGGGTCAGTTTTGCTCACGTTGATATCACCTTTATCACCAGCTCCGACTGCACATTGCCCGGCCGCCGTTGGGGCGGGCGTGGCTGCATAGACGCTAATCCTTATTCTACGCGTTTGCCGGGCGCGGGTTTTAGGGCAGCTTACGGTTTTATGACACAGGATTGGGACTGACAGGTTTGGGACTGGTGGTCGAGAAGTCAGCAGCCGGAGCCAAAAGGGAAGCTCAGGCCGCCTCCTGGTCTCGTCGGGCCTCGAGCAGTTCCAGCGCGATGGGGCCGAAAGGCTCCTCTTGCACGGCCCGGACTCTGCCCTCCTTGACGAGCTCGAGCATGGCCGCGAAGTGGACGCCGGCGCTGAGCCAACCCGACGGACTGAGCTCTCCCAAAAACCGTTGCTTCAGGGACGTCAGACCCTCCACAATCCCGCGCATCGCCGCGGCGAGGGTCACGCGCTCGACGGCCAATTCGAAGTAGCTTGCGGCGCGGTAGCGGCCGGCCAGCTCGGCGAGGCGCGACAGGGGCAGGCGGATGGCGGGCTCCTCGCGGGCGTAGGGGGGGCGCGGCAGCCCCACCGGCAGGACCAGGCGGCGCTCCTCGCGGCGCAGGCGCAGGAAGCGAATGGCCTCCTCGAGCTCGGCGAGCATGTCGATGCTCTCCAGGGTCTCCGCCAAGTCCGCCTCCTCTTCCGCCTCGAGCTTGGGCCGGGGCAGGAGCAGCCTCACCTTGAGCTCGATCACCCGCGCGAGCTGCGGCAGGGCCTCGCTGGCGAGCTCGAGGTCATGCGCCGAGACGCGCCCAAAGTAGCCGAGAAACTGCCGGACGAGAGCGAGCACGTCGATATCGCTGGGCGCCAGCCGCCCTGCGCGCAGCGCCCGCGCCAACTCGGCCAGGCTGCCGCTAAAGGCCTCGGCCCGGACGAGAAAACTCTCCCGAACGCCCTCTCCGGTTGCCGTCACACGGCGAGGCTAACACGGCCCCGGCGACGAGGCTGTCAGGAATTCGTCAAACGCGACTCTGCCAGTCTAATCGTCGAAGGGATCGCCGCTCTCGCTGCGCAGATGCCGGGTGTCGTTGACGCGCTCGATGACGGCGTCGCCCTCGTTGAAGAGAACGCGGCTGACGCTGCTGTGCCTGAGGTAGAAGCGCTTGCGCCAGCGCGGGTACTCGATGCCGAGAACATGGGCGAGAAGCATCTGGATCGTCCCGGAGTGCGCGACGGCGACGATGTAGCCCTCCTCCTGCAGGTCGCCGAGCCAGGCCACCACCCGCTCGCGGAGCTCGCGGTAGGACTCGCCGCCGGGCGCGGCGCGGCCGAAGGGGTCGCCGTACCAGTGCGCCCACTCGGGGTGAAGCAGGTTCTCCTCGAGCGTCCTCGCCTCGAAGACGCCGAAGTCGAGCTCCTTGAGCCGGTCGTCGAAGAGAATCTCACGCTCCGGAAAGAGCACCCGAGCGGTCTCGGCGGCGCGCCGGAGCGGGCTCGAGTACACCGCCGTGACGCCCTCGGTCTTGAGGCGCTTGGCCAGCGCCCGCGTCTGCGCCCTGCCTTCGGCCGAGAGCGGTACGTCGCTGTGTCCCTGAAAGCGGCGAGAGCTGTTCCAGGCGGTGAGGCCGTGACGGATGAGGGTGAGCTGACGCATAGACCGAGGGCGAGTCTAACAGGTCCGGCCGCGCCTTTGGTCATGGCGGCAATCCGGTCGCGTGTTTAGGACACGCTCACCTGGCGGAGAGCATGTCGGCATATTTCGTGCCCATGAGGGCCGCTGTCACCTCATCGTAGTTGCCAATCATGTCGGCGAGCTTGTCCTTGCCGATTTTAGCCAGGCGTGTCTTGACGGTTGTTGGCGAGAGGTCCAGATACTCAAACACCCGGTTGGCGGTGCGTTGATGGTTTTCCGGTGTCAGCAGATCCTCTTCGTAGACAAGCGAGAGGTGTGGGGTAGCGCTCAGGAGCTGCTGGGCCTCTTGCAGCTCGCGCTCACGCCCCTCGAGACGGCGAATCAAATCCTTCGGATCGACGTGCAGCTTGTTCAGTTTTAGTGGACCTTGGCTTGGATCATGCTGGAAGGCCTTTGGATGCCCCAGTGCCTGGCGATGCTCGAGCACCATAATGGAGAGGGCCTGGCGCAAGATGTTTTGCCGCTTGAGATACATGATTTTCCAGCCACCCCGGTAAAGGTCGCTCATAAAGCGTTGCGAGTTTTTGAGCTTTTGTTTCGTGCGGAGCTGCCACGTCGTCATCTTGCAGCCATAGACGGGCTTTTGCGCTTGGATGCTGCGTGCCTCCAGATATCTGCTAGGTAGGAAAAGCTTGGTATCGGTGTTGAAGACTTCGCCCTCGCAGTATATCTGGGGGTGGGAATTCAGCAGGTCGTTGAGCAGCGTTGAGCCCGATCGGGGGTGCATGAGGATGACGAAGCGTCCCTTGACCTTCGAAGGTCGCAGCAGGTGGTGGTATACGAGGTATTTTTTGAAAGTTTTTTTGAGAGTCGACTTTGATTGCGTTGCGGTGAGATGTCCCATAGCATTCCTCCAACCACCTAGGTCACGTGTCAGGCTGAACCCAGGCCGGCGTGCTGCTGAGCAGCAGAACGTACTTGGCGTCGATCAGGACGCGGACGACTTCGTCCTAGTTGTTAATCGTACCGGCGAGTCAGTTTGCCCTTGCTCCAGCTGCGAACCCTGACCCCACTTTCCTCTCTGCAAGCCAATATAACTAACACCAATACTATAACGCTTCGCTCAACGATCTGCGTTGGTGCTTCTTATTCTACACATGGGTCATGGAACACGACCTAGATGTACGAACAGAACGGGTAGACGATCCTTGGGGCCCCAAGGACTACTGGTGCGGAAGATGAAAGCGTGCCGATCCCGAGCACCCCTTCTTCGAGCTCGAGCCGACCCCGGACTGAGCGGAACTTTGTCAGCGAGCCCCTAGAGCCGGGCGCCGTACCGGCTTAGAGTCGGCTCATGACCAACGACAGCATTCAAGGCAACAGCATCGAGGGAAAAGTGGCCCTCATCACCGGCGGCAGCAAGGGCATCGGTTACGGCATTGCTAGGGAGATCGTCCGTTTGGGCGGTCACACGACGATCACCGCGCGCAGCGAGGACGAGGTCGAGGCGGCGGCGCGGGAGCTGAGCAGCATGGGGCCGGGCCGCGCTCTGGGGCTCAAGGTGGACGTGCGCGACTTCAGCGCGCAGCAAGAGGCGGTCAGGCGGACGGTCGAAGCCTTTGGCAAGCTCGACGTGCTCGTCGCCAACGCGGGGCTGGGCCGCTTCGCGCCGGTCGACGAACTGACGCTGGAAGCGTGGCACGACACCATCGACACCAAC
This window of the Deinococcota bacterium genome carries:
- a CDS encoding ABC transporter permease, with translation MLKLLHAELKRSWTLQFRYFGNTLGSLISVTIVFYALFLGTRYMAGPTAQFGERLDAIVVGYILWALLLTIIVGVATDLQDEAQTGTLEQVFLSPFGPIRVFLLRAVANLLWNLASTFAILLAIMLLTGARLTFSISVLPPFAAMLLGAYGIAFMFGALALLLKRMHQLVNLFMFALLFVFMTSFETLPQPLAILGYLLPMAPSVSLLRELLARDLVSDPVVLTIAFANGLIYCFIGLLLFRQASLKIRKLGLLVGY
- the odhB gene encoding 2-oxoglutarate dehydrogenase complex dihydrolipoyllysine-residue succinyltransferase, whose product is MPVELKVPTVGESITEVEIGQWLKAEGDSVEKDEPLVEIETDKATVEVPAPSAGVLGKILKRAGEPAEVGEVIGHLEAGGAAAGKPEAKPKAQGTQESEAKGVEAERQEAAEASPAKTSPAETGEDAGEDQSAARPAGQQGGETRVMPAAQRLLAERGLQAAEVEATGPGGRLLKEDVLHHGKEQVVEEAPVRAPEPQPSQPSQPSPSSREEEAVPMSPLRRKIAERLVEAQANAALLTTFNEIDMSEVMALRGGYKDAFQEKYGVKLGFMSFFIKAAIDALKLIPQINAEIRGRDIVYKNYYDVGVAVGSGKGLVVPVLRDAQLMSFAEIEMAIADFARRARDNKLKPEELSGGTFTISNGGVYGSLLSTPIVNPPQSGVLGLHAINERPIAVSGEVVVRPMMYIALTYDHRIVDGREAVTFLKRIKEVMEKPSRMLLEV
- a CDS encoding ABC transporter ATP-binding protein; translation: MNILEVRELKKGYRSRGQSVEAVRGVSLELASGNILAFLGPNGAGKTTTIKMIAGLIVPDSGTVRIAGQDPHRNPWALKHVGAVLEGNRNVYWRLTPQENLSYFGMLKGLSAAEAGRRGLVLLERFGLADKGRALVQTLSRGMQQKLALAVALIHHPKLLLLDEPTLGLDVEAAENVKAMIRQVADDGQAVLLTTHQLEVAQKISDRVAILRQGEVVVAAPTQELLQRYSGDSYTILVTDAPDAARAQRLTAAGAAVTETTIVYSGDAPGLYHVLTLLEPIPLVSVTRDQADLTAIFLDLVREKTHA
- a CDS encoding histidine phosphatase family protein, whose product is MRQLTLIRHGLTAWNSSRRFQGHSDVPLSAEGRAQTRALAKRLKTEGVTAVYSSPLRRAAETARVLFPEREILFDDRLKELDFGVFEARTLEENLLHPEWAHWYGDPFGRAAPGGESYRELRERVVAWLGDLQEEGYIVAVAHSGTIQMLLAHVLGIEYPRWRKRFYLRHSSVSRVLFNEGDAVIERVNDTRHLRSESGDPFDD
- a CDS encoding 2-oxoglutarate dehydrogenase E1 component → MSLGFVEALYAQYLDDPAGVEPEWHRYFEGLAKQNGAIRARQGPSFAPSSLFHARGVSKAVPPNGEVASLQDRVVQLVRAYRVRAHMVAAVDPLGMERAEQPELEPSFYGFSEEDMARRVSSDTIPGEGAHTIGEILQRLKNTYCRSVGVQFMHIDSLGVRRWLQERMETTENRVELSRQEQLRILSLLTDAVIFEQFIQRKFIGAKSFSLEGAESLIPLLALAIDKAGEQGLDEIVLGMAHRGRLNVLANIMGKSPKKIFREFEDPDPRLHLGRGDVKYHLGYSSDWTTESGHQVHLSLCFNPSHLEFINPVALGRVRAKQDRVGDKERERGMALLIHGDAAFAGQGVLQETFNMSQLEGYRTGGTLHVVINNQIGFTTSPSEGRSTTYATDVAKMLQSPIFHVNGEDPEAVAQVVRLAMDFRAEFKRDVVIDMYSYRRHGHNEGDEPAFTQPRLYQAIRRRVPVREGYLAHLLSLGGITREEADKIEVERKEHLEGELSAARSDDYRLEREEPAGVWKGYHGGLDGEAEEVATAVEAGRLSDLLGRLTHPPEDFKPNPKIARGFKGRLEMAAGERPLDWTAGETLAFATLLTEGYPIRMTGQDTQRGTFSQRHAVLHDVADGHPYTPLQHLDLEQAPLEIYNSPLSEIGVLGFEYGYSLDYPDALVAWEAQFGDFVNAGQVIVDQFIVSAEDKWRRLSGLVLLLPHGFEGQGPEHSSARLERFLMLAAEDNIQVANLTTPAQLFHLLRRQVLRKWRKPLVVMTPKSLLRHPRAVSPLSELAEGRFQRVIPDAQDAPVEGVRRILICTGKVYYELEKEREDLGRNDVAILRLEQLYPLPEEELRAALAPYRDGTPVFWVQEEPENMGAWRFLRVKFGSALGGRLPFSGISRPESASPATGSASSHKLEQAKLLGEAFGGLLEPQSSCAEPS
- a CDS encoding sulfotransferase, which translates into the protein MGHLTATQSKSTLKKTFKKYLVYHHLLRPSKVKGRFVILMHPRSGSTLLNDLLNSHPQIYCEGEVFNTDTKLFLPSRYLEARSIQAQKPVYGCKMTTWQLRTKQKLKNSQRFMSDLYRGGWKIMYLKRQNILRQALSIMVLEHRQALGHPKAFQHDPSQGPLKLNKLHVDPKDLIRRLEGRERELQEAQQLLSATPHLSLVYEEDLLTPENHQRTANRVFEYLDLSPTTVKTRLAKIGKDKLADMIGNYDEVTAALMGTKYADMLSAR
- a CDS encoding segregation/condensation protein A; this translates as MTATGEGVRESFLVRAEAFSGSLAELARALRAGRLAPSDIDVLALVRQFLGYFGRVSAHDLELASEALPQLARVIELKVRLLLPRPKLEAEEEADLAETLESIDMLAELEEAIRFLRLRREERRLVLPVGLPRPPYAREEPAIRLPLSRLAELAGRYRAASYFELAVERVTLAAAMRGIVEGLTSLKQRFLGELSPSGWLSAGVHFAAMLELVKEGRVRAVQEEPFGPIALELLEARRDQEAA